The Acidobacteriota bacterium genomic interval CCATCGTGACGCGCCTCTGTGACGCCGACGCGGTAATCGTCGGCAAGTGCAATCTCCACGAGCTCGCCTTCGGCACGACCGGCGAGGAATCGGCTTTCGGCATGACCCGCAATCCGTTCGCCCGGGACCGGAGCGCCGGCGGGTCGAGCAGCGGCTCCGCCGTCGCGGTGGCGACCGGGATGGCTGTCGCCGCGATCGGGACGGACACGGGCGGTTCCATACGGATTCCCGCCTCCGCCTGCGGCGTGGTCGGCCTGAAGCCGACCCATGGCGAGGTGAGTCTGGAAGGTGTCGTGCCGCTCGCGCCATCGCTCGACCACGCGGGACCGATCGCCCGGACGGTCGAGGACGCCGCAACCATCTTCCGCATCATCCGGGACGACGACGTGGGGGACGACATCCCGGAGCCGCCCGCGCGGCCCCGCCTCGGGATCCCGCGCCGCTATTTCTTCGACCTGGTTGAGCCGGCGGTGGAGGCCGCGTTCGACGCAGCCGTCGCTCGCCTGGAATCCGGCGGCGTGGCGGTCCGCGGGACCGACATCGCGGGGGCCGAGGAGACGACGTCCGTGTATGCCCGGACCCAGCGTTCCGAAGCGTTCCGGTGTCACGCCAAACTGCTCGAACGGCACGCCGCCGACATCTCGCCGGGCGTCCGCGAACGGCTCGAGTCCGGCCGCAGCGTAGCGGACGACGACTACGGCCGAGCCCAGGAGCGGCGGAAGGTGCTCGCGGCGGCGGTAGATGCGGCGCTGGCCGGCTGCGATGCGCTGCTGCTGCCGACGCTCCCGATCCTACCGCCGCCCATCGGCGCAGAGACGGTCGAACTGGACGGCCGCGATGAACCGGTCCGCCCGCTCATGCTTCGGCTGACCCAGCTCTTCGACGTCACGGGCCACCCGGCGCTATCGACTCCGTGCGGCGACGCGGATGGCGTGCCGGTCGGCCTGCAACTGGTCGGTCGCCGTGGCGAGACGGACCGGCTGCTGGCCCTCGCGGCCGCGTGGGAGCGTGTGATTCGGGAGTAAGGGCGCGCGGGTT includes:
- a CDS encoding amidase encodes the protein MQFRTIADIGAELRAGRTTAATLVDDCLAAIAARNDELNAFVLVRDAEARAEARGADEGLADGEDRGPLHGIPIALKDLIDLKGTPTTAASRPLLANVARADAPIVTRLCDADAVIVGKCNLHELAFGTTGEESAFGMTRNPFARDRSAGGSSSGSAVAVATGMAVAAIGTDTGGSIRIPASACGVVGLKPTHGEVSLEGVVPLAPSLDHAGPIARTVEDAATIFRIIRDDDVGDDIPEPPARPRLGIPRRYFFDLVEPAVEAAFDAAVARLESGGVAVRGTDIAGAEETTSVYARTQRSEAFRCHAKLLERHAADISPGVRERLESGRSVADDDYGRAQERRKVLAAAVDAALAGCDALLLPTLPILPPPIGAETVELDGRDEPVRPLMLRLTQLFDVTGHPALSTPCGDADGVPVGLQLVGRRGETDRLLALAAAWERVIRE